A genome region from Thermoanaerobacterium xylanolyticum LX-11 includes the following:
- a CDS encoding GerAB/ArcD/ProY family transporter produces MIKNNDKISENQLSILLFTTMLGAGVLSLPADVAKAAGPNGLIVILLGGLVALVFARIISYVASRFPTETFVEYSEKLLTKPVSILLTIFLIVYFLIFCSLNLRIFGEVAKSYLLNSTPIEVIMITLLFTSAYIVRYGIEPIARMSEILFPIMVIPAIIILLPAITDIDLSNFLPVLRISPLRLAKGVLQTTYSFIGFEILYVIFPYIQLGNKLKKSINVSFFSIIFFYLYITFFTIGIFGYKETSVQLWPLLTVIKSINFPGFFIENLESLIMGIWTFAVFTSISAFHYAATLSLSKLIKAREHSYLVIPLIPIIYFMALIPESIVEVYRYASYAIYLALFFVIILPLLMWAIVKIRHGGEKQ; encoded by the coding sequence ATGATAAAAAACAATGACAAGATTTCAGAAAATCAGCTTTCTATATTGCTTTTTACTACTATGTTGGGAGCTGGCGTATTAAGCTTGCCTGCAGACGTGGCTAAAGCAGCAGGACCCAATGGTCTTATTGTGATACTTTTAGGGGGACTTGTGGCATTGGTATTTGCCAGGATTATAAGTTATGTAGCGTCAAGATTTCCGACGGAGACATTTGTAGAGTATTCCGAAAAGCTTCTGACTAAGCCTGTGTCTATTTTGCTTACAATATTCTTAATAGTGTATTTTTTGATTTTTTGCAGTTTGAATTTAAGGATATTCGGTGAAGTTGCAAAGTCATACCTACTGAATAGCACCCCTATAGAGGTTATAATGATAACTTTGCTTTTCACATCAGCGTACATTGTGCGATATGGGATAGAACCCATTGCAAGGATGTCAGAGATACTTTTCCCTATAATGGTTATACCTGCAATTATCATCCTTTTGCCAGCCATTACAGATATAGATTTAAGCAATTTTTTGCCTGTGCTTAGGATTTCACCTTTAAGGCTTGCAAAAGGTGTTTTGCAGACTACCTACAGTTTTATCGGATTTGAAATATTGTACGTCATATTTCCATATATTCAATTAGGAAACAAGCTAAAAAAAAGCATAAATGTATCATTTTTTTCTATAATATTTTTTTATCTTTACATCACGTTTTTTACCATAGGCATATTTGGATACAAGGAAACAAGTGTTCAATTATGGCCATTGCTTACAGTCATAAAATCCATAAATTTTCCGGGCTTTTTTATTGAAAATCTTGAAAGCCTTATAATGGGTATCTGGACGTTTGCGGTGTTTACATCTATATCGGCTTTTCATTATGCTGCTACACTGAGCTTGTCAAAGCTTATAAAGGCGAGGGAACATTCATATCTGGTTATACCGCTCATACCCATCATATACTTCATGGCACTTATACCTGAATCAATCGTAGAGGTATACAGATACGCATCATACGCCATATATTTAGCTCTGTTTTTTGTGATCATCCTTCCTTTGTTAATGTGGGCTATAGTGAAAATAAGGCATGGAGGTGAAAAGCAATGA
- the ypeB gene encoding germination protein YpeB: MKRVSTVVMLLLLLVVGAWGYNQYMQKVTYHRYLQAQYDRSFYQLVNSIENIETSTGKLMVSSQENTTIPILSDVWRQAFEAQENLSQLPISQPELDNTSKFLSQIGDYSYSLTKNVADGKKLTDKDLKTISELHNYAVYLGKSLQDLRSKIQGGYDLDNLNKKGTQKMSQIDSKILNVNMNTVNQQMSNYPTLIYDGPFSESQAKLTPKGLTGSNVSYDNAVSIAKRFLGKPILSAIKYSPNNGKIDAYGVELKLTQNAPSIYVNVSKKGGHVIWLMDQRAVSKVNISETQALNYATKFLKSHGFSNMENTYSIKANGTVQFNFTPVQDNVRIYPDIVKVKIALDNGDIVGFDATSYYMSHVDRKIEKPNLTEAEAQSKVSKNLKIESSRLCIIPLDGGKEVLAYEFKGTYSGDTFYVYINAENGVEEKILKVIKTNQGNLTM; the protein is encoded by the coding sequence ATGAAGAGAGTATCAACAGTCGTGATGCTTCTTTTGCTTTTAGTAGTAGGTGCATGGGGATACAATCAGTACATGCAGAAAGTAACGTACCATAGATATTTACAGGCACAGTACGATAGGTCTTTTTATCAGCTTGTAAACAGCATAGAAAATATAGAGACATCAACAGGTAAGTTGATGGTTTCATCTCAGGAAAATACTACAATACCAATTCTAAGCGATGTATGGAGGCAGGCTTTTGAGGCACAGGAAAACTTAAGCCAGCTTCCCATAAGCCAGCCTGAATTAGACAACACTTCAAAGTTTTTGTCTCAAATCGGCGATTATTCTTACAGCCTTACAAAAAACGTCGCTGACGGCAAAAAATTGACAGACAAAGATTTAAAGACAATATCAGAGTTACACAACTACGCAGTGTATCTTGGCAAAAGTTTGCAAGATTTAAGAAGCAAAATACAAGGCGGGTACGATTTGGACAATTTAAATAAAAAAGGCACTCAGAAGATGAGCCAGATAGATAGCAAAATATTGAATGTGAATATGAATACTGTAAATCAACAGATGTCTAACTATCCAACACTTATATACGATGGACCTTTTTCTGAAAGTCAAGCAAAGCTGACGCCAAAAGGATTGACTGGCAGCAATGTTTCGTACGATAACGCAGTGTCAATAGCAAAAAGGTTTTTAGGAAAACCAATATTGTCTGCGATTAAATACAGTCCTAACAATGGAAAGATAGACGCGTATGGAGTAGAATTAAAGCTGACTCAAAATGCTCCTTCTATATATGTGAATGTAAGCAAGAAGGGCGGGCATGTAATATGGCTTATGGATCAAAGGGCAGTTTCTAAAGTGAACATATCAGAGACACAAGCACTAAACTATGCTACGAAGTTTTTAAAATCACATGGTTTCAGCAATATGGAAAATACTTATTCTATAAAGGCCAATGGAACGGTCCAATTTAATTTTACTCCTGTTCAGGATAACGTAAGAATATATCCTGACATTGTCAAAGTAAAAATTGCATTGGACAATGGCGACATAGTAGGTTTTGACGCTACATCGTACTATATGTCACACGTTGATAGGAAAATAGAAAAACCAAATCTTACTGAAGCTGAAGCGCAAAGCAAAGTTAGCAAAAATTTGAAGATTGAAAGTAGCCGATTATGCATAATACCATTAGATGGTGGCAAAGAAGTTTTGGCTTATGAATTTAAAGGAACCTACAGCGGTGATACATTTTACGTGTACATTAACGCGGAAAATGGCGTCGAAGAAAAGATTTTAAAAGTCATAAAGACAAATCAAGGCAATCTGACGATGTAA
- the sleB gene encoding spore cortex-lytic enzyme has protein sequence MKNYSISRIKVVLLILILFTTFCVELSTLNMSMKTMANLYWGNSGSDVSRVQSRLKDWGYYDGPVDGFFGVRTWLAVRKFQANNGLNVTGIVDDQTKVALGFNISQYTSISSTYTPTTSTTTNDDVYLLAMLINGEARGEPFIGKVAVGAVVMNRVRSPMFPHTIAGVIFQPGAFSAVDDGQMWLPPTQDCIRAAQDAIAGWDPTGGALYYYNASRVQNYWIFNRPIITQIGNHIFAR, from the coding sequence ATGAAAAACTATTCTATTTCAAGGATAAAAGTAGTTTTGCTTATATTAATATTATTTACGACTTTTTGCGTCGAGCTAAGCACATTAAACATGTCCATGAAGACAATGGCGAATTTGTATTGGGGCAATTCTGGTTCAGACGTATCGAGAGTCCAATCAAGGTTAAAAGATTGGGGATATTACGACGGACCTGTAGATGGATTTTTCGGAGTCAGAACATGGCTGGCTGTGAGAAAATTTCAGGCCAATAATGGACTTAATGTGACTGGAATTGTAGACGATCAGACGAAGGTGGCTTTGGGATTTAATATTAGCCAATACACTTCAATATCAAGTACATACACTCCAACGACATCTACTACTACAAACGACGATGTATACCTTTTGGCAATGCTTATAAACGGTGAAGCGAGAGGTGAGCCTTTTATAGGCAAAGTGGCCGTTGGAGCGGTTGTGATGAACAGAGTAAGGTCACCGATGTTTCCACATACAATTGCAGGCGTGATTTTCCAACCTGGAGCATTTTCTGCGGTTGATGATGGGCAAATGTGGCTTCCTCCCACTCAGGACTGCATAAGAGCTGCTCAGGATGCAATAGCAGGATGGGATCCAACAGGTGGAGCACTATATTATTACAATGCATCGAGAGTACAAAATTACTGGATTTTTAACAGGCCAATAATAACTCAGATTGGCAACCATATATTTGCAAGGTAG
- a CDS encoding aminotransferase class I/II-fold pyridoxal phosphate-dependent enzyme has protein sequence MTKYTQNDAPLFEALKNYVEENVYAFHVPGHKHGKGNREFTQYVGSAVMGIDVNSMEDLDNLANPVGVIEEAHKLAAKAFGADYAYFLVNGTTSGIQAMIMAATEPGDKIIMPRNAHKSAFSALILSGAVPVYLYPEIDEDLDIALGISADKVQEAILANPDAKAVLILNPTYYGITSELEKIINVAHENNMAVLCDEAHGSHFYFHPDMPHGGITLGADICALSIHKTGGSMTQSSLLLSKGNRVEVSSIKSILNLLQSTSASYVLMASLDVARKQLATKGEEMLMKVIELSEYAREEINKIDGLKAITQKDIMSPYMLDPTKLVINVSKTGMTGYEIMRELRLKYHIQLEMADLSNIMAIISLGDEKDDVEHLIRSLKEFAKMNKNNGEITTGNIIRPEVIVAPRDAYYSKSRSILLDDAEGEICAEMIMAYPPGIPMICPGERITKDIIERVKLLKRQHCQLQGTEDPNIDHIKVLGHVYKV, from the coding sequence ATGACGAAGTACACACAGAATGATGCGCCTTTATTTGAGGCGCTTAAAAATTATGTAGAGGAAAATGTGTATGCCTTTCATGTTCCAGGGCATAAGCACGGGAAGGGAAATAGAGAATTTACCCAATACGTTGGAAGTGCAGTGATGGGCATTGACGTCAACAGCATGGAGGATTTGGACAATCTTGCAAATCCAGTAGGTGTAATAGAAGAAGCACATAAACTTGCAGCAAAGGCCTTTGGTGCGGATTATGCCTATTTTTTGGTCAACGGCACTACGTCTGGAATACAGGCTATGATAATGGCGGCTACAGAGCCGGGTGACAAGATAATCATGCCGAGGAATGCTCACAAATCAGCTTTTTCAGCCCTCATTCTATCAGGTGCAGTACCTGTTTACCTGTATCCTGAAATAGATGAAGATTTGGATATAGCATTAGGAATTAGCGCCGACAAGGTACAAGAGGCAATTTTAGCCAACCCTGACGCTAAAGCAGTTCTCATATTGAATCCTACGTATTACGGCATTACGTCAGAATTAGAAAAGATAATCAATGTGGCACACGAGAATAATATGGCGGTTTTGTGCGATGAAGCGCATGGAAGCCATTTTTATTTTCATCCTGACATGCCTCATGGTGGTATTACACTTGGCGCTGACATTTGTGCCCTTAGTATACATAAAACGGGTGGCTCAATGACACAAAGCTCTCTTCTTTTGTCTAAGGGCAATAGAGTAGAAGTGTCTTCAATAAAGTCAATTTTAAACCTTTTGCAGTCTACGTCTGCTTCATACGTTTTGATGGCATCACTGGATGTGGCGAGAAAACAGTTGGCTACTAAAGGTGAAGAAATGCTCATGAAAGTCATAGAACTTTCAGAATACGCTCGTGAGGAAATCAACAAGATAGATGGATTAAAAGCCATTACTCAAAAAGATATAATGAGCCCATATATGTTAGATCCAACTAAACTTGTCATAAATGTATCAAAGACAGGCATGACGGGATACGAGATAATGAGAGAATTGAGGCTTAAATATCACATCCAGTTGGAGATGGCGGATCTTAGCAATATAATGGCAATAATAAGCCTTGGCGATGAAAAGGATGATGTAGAGCATCTAATACGCAGTTTAAAGGAATTTGCCAAGATGAATAAAAACAACGGTGAAATAACAACAGGAAACATAATAAGGCCGGAAGTCATCGTTGCTCCGAGAGATGCGTATTACAGCAAAAGCAGGTCAATTCTTTTGGATGATGCAGAGGGTGAAATATGTGCTGAGATGATTATGGCATATCCGCCGGGAATACCAATGATTTGCCCAGGTGAGAGGATAACAAAAGACATAATTGAAAGAGTAAAGCTGCTTAAAAGGCAGCATTGTCAGCTTCAGGGTACTGAAGATCCAAACATAGATCATATAAAAGTTTTGGGACACGTGTATAAAGTTTGA
- a CDS encoding spore germination protein — protein MGFFNKLFKNKNNDNREGKDVESPKVKEDIEENIKYIKDMLKDSDDIIYREFWVGEEFQHKLELVFVDGLVDKGIINEHVMHSLMLDSRQAKPSIDEIKKNIYEVIKKAAITGGDIKEIDDLDKCITSILSGDTALFLDGHSKVVIISSRGWQMRSVAPPETEMVVRGAREGFTETLRVNTALVRRWIRDPKFKIKQMQIGKRSKTDIALLYIDDIVNKDLLSLIKERLNQIDIDGVLESGYIEQLIEEDWHSPFPQMLNTERPDKVAASVLEGRIAILIDNSPFALIIPTTLATLFQSPEDYFERWMISSLLRILRFTAAIIALVGPSIYIAFTSYHPGMIPTKLALYIASTRQGVPFPAFMEALIMEATFELLREAGIRLPVPIGQTIGIVGGLIIGQAAVMAGIVSPLMVIVVAVTAVSSFSIPSYSAAIAFRLLRFAFMLLAAVLGLYGIMLGFIIMLTHLVVLKSFGLPYLSPFVEINLSDLADTIIRAPLMVFKKRPPTLDTQDKKRMKDLRPEKIESVEVDRRDNNDKKQ, from the coding sequence TTGGGATTTTTTAATAAACTTTTTAAAAATAAAAACAATGATAATAGGGAAGGCAAAGATGTGGAAAGTCCAAAGGTTAAAGAAGATATTGAAGAAAATATAAAGTACATAAAGGATATGTTAAAAGATTCTGATGACATAATTTACAGAGAATTTTGGGTTGGGGAGGAATTCCAGCACAAATTAGAGTTAGTATTTGTGGATGGGCTTGTGGACAAAGGCATCATAAACGAGCACGTGATGCATTCCCTTATGCTTGATTCAAGGCAGGCAAAACCTTCAATTGATGAGATCAAAAAAAACATATACGAAGTAATTAAAAAGGCAGCCATAACTGGCGGCGACATAAAGGAAATTGACGATTTAGACAAATGTATAACATCTATACTTTCAGGTGATACTGCTCTTTTCTTAGATGGACATTCTAAAGTTGTCATTATATCCAGCAGAGGATGGCAGATGAGATCTGTTGCACCTCCTGAGACAGAAATGGTTGTAAGGGGAGCAAGAGAAGGTTTTACTGAGACTTTGAGGGTGAATACAGCTCTTGTCAGAAGGTGGATAAGGGATCCAAAGTTTAAGATAAAGCAGATGCAAATAGGAAAAAGGTCTAAGACGGATATTGCTTTACTTTACATAGATGACATAGTCAATAAAGATTTATTGTCATTGATAAAAGAAAGGCTTAATCAGATAGACATAGACGGTGTTTTAGAAAGCGGCTACATTGAGCAGCTTATAGAAGAAGACTGGCATTCACCATTTCCACAGATGCTTAACACCGAAAGACCTGATAAAGTGGCTGCGTCAGTGTTGGAGGGAAGGATTGCCATACTAATAGATAATTCACCCTTTGCCCTGATAATACCTACAACGTTGGCTACACTATTCCAATCGCCTGAAGACTATTTTGAGAGATGGATGATTTCCTCACTTCTCAGGATACTAAGGTTTACGGCGGCAATCATTGCCCTTGTAGGTCCATCTATATACATAGCTTTTACATCATACCATCCTGGCATGATACCTACAAAATTAGCTCTTTATATAGCGTCAACAAGGCAAGGTGTCCCATTTCCTGCCTTTATGGAAGCATTGATAATGGAAGCGACTTTTGAACTTTTAAGAGAAGCCGGAATAAGGCTTCCTGTTCCAATAGGTCAGACGATAGGTATAGTAGGCGGTTTGATCATCGGTCAGGCTGCTGTAATGGCAGGAATCGTAAGCCCGCTGATGGTAATAGTGGTAGCAGTTACTGCCGTTTCGTCTTTTTCTATACCCAGTTACAGCGCTGCCATTGCCTTTAGACTTTTAAGGTTTGCTTTTATGCTATTAGCGGCTGTATTGGGGTTATACGGCATAATGCTTGGCTTTATAATTATGCTGACACATTTAGTTGTGCTTAAAAGCTTTGGACTACCATATTTATCTCCATTTGTAGAGATAAATTTAAGCGATTTGGCAGACACAATTATAAGAGCGCCGCTAATGGTCTTTAAAAAGAGGCCCCCTACACTTGATACTCAGGATAAGAAGCGGATGAAAGATTTAAGGCCGGAAAAGATCGAAAGCGTAGAAGTAGACCGGAGGGATAATAATGATAAAAAACAATGA
- the spoIIR gene encoding stage II sporulation protein R, translating to MKRFFAIVLIISTVFLFEISKNDDTYAMKKDISNKLIRFHVIANSDSKEDQSLKLKVRDAVIKSMNDKFIGVTNLKESEEIIKKNIPYIQKIAQDAVYANGKNYGVKVMYGRFDFPTKYYGTITLPAGNYNALKIVIGKGEGKNWWCVMFPPLCFIDITHGLTSEETKKELSRFLSEDELSMIETEKPQVKFKVVEVLERYFNEIRMALKD from the coding sequence ATGAAGCGTTTTTTTGCAATTGTTCTGATAATTTCTACAGTATTCCTCTTTGAGATAAGTAAAAACGATGACACATACGCCATGAAAAAAGATATCTCAAATAAGCTTATCAGATTTCACGTTATAGCCAACAGCGATTCTAAAGAGGACCAAAGCCTAAAGCTAAAAGTGAGAGATGCTGTAATCAAAAGCATGAACGATAAATTCATCGGTGTGACGAATCTAAAGGAGTCAGAAGAAATAATAAAGAAGAACATACCATACATACAAAAGATAGCGCAAGATGCTGTTTACGCCAATGGGAAAAATTATGGTGTCAAAGTCATGTACGGTCGCTTTGATTTTCCTACAAAATACTACGGAACAATCACACTGCCTGCAGGAAATTATAATGCACTTAAGATTGTTATAGGCAAAGGAGAGGGGAAAAATTGGTGGTGTGTGATGTTTCCGCCACTGTGTTTTATCGATATAACACATGGGCTTACAAGTGAAGAAACGAAGAAGGAATTAAGCAGGTTCTTGTCAGAAGATGAATTGTCCATGATAGAGACAGAAAAACCACAGGTAAAATTTAAAGTTGTGGAAGTGTTGGAAAGATATTTTAATGAAATAAGAATGGCATTAAAAGATTAG
- a CDS encoding arginine repressor, which translates to MTKLDRHNKILKIIKEKDIENQEELVNELQKEGFIVTQATISRDIKELKLVKILSSDGKRYKYSTRDVNENITLDKFLSLLSKVIVDIDYSGNIIAIKTLSGAASSAAEAIDELNWSEIVGTIAGNNTIFVLIDKDDNVKEVIDRLRKIVDTQIGENIKELG; encoded by the coding sequence ATGACAAAGCTGGATCGCCACAACAAAATATTAAAAATCATCAAAGAGAAAGATATTGAGAATCAAGAGGAATTAGTCAATGAATTGCAAAAAGAAGGGTTCATTGTGACTCAAGCAACCATATCGAGAGATATAAAAGAATTGAAGTTAGTAAAAATATTAAGCAGTGATGGGAAAAGATACAAATATTCCACCAGAGACGTAAATGAAAATATCACGTTGGATAAATTTTTATCGCTTCTTTCTAAAGTAATTGTAGATATAGATTATTCAGGCAATATAATTGCAATTAAAACGTTGTCTGGTGCTGCATCCAGTGCTGCTGAAGCTATCGATGAATTGAATTGGAGTGAAATCGTAGGCACTATTGCAGGAAATAATACTATTTTTGTGCTTATCGATAAAGATGATAATGTAAAAGAGGTAATAGATAGATTAAGAAAAATAGTCGATACACAAATTGGGGAAAATATTAAAGAATTAGGCTGA
- a CDS encoding nucleotidyltransferase family protein: protein MNALILAGSTGDEKLPEKALIKIKDRYMISYVIDALRGSGKVDKIAVVGDREKLQCIDGIDILIDQGNSIIENVVKGIEPFKNDRRVLILTCDIPMLTKEAVIDFVEQSEALNADLCYPIVKREDNERKFPDAKRTYAKIKEGTFTGGNIFYINPQIVDACIEAAKQFIAFRKKPWKLGQLLGFRILILFAFGRVTISQLERKVSELFNINAKAVISKYPEIGNDVDKDEDVEMANKYIA, encoded by the coding sequence ATGAATGCTTTAATACTGGCTGGGAGCACTGGCGATGAGAAGCTTCCGGAAAAGGCTCTTATTAAGATAAAGGATAGGTACATGATATCGTACGTCATTGATGCATTAAGAGGTTCTGGGAAAGTAGATAAGATTGCTGTAGTAGGCGACAGGGAGAAGCTCCAATGTATAGATGGCATAGATATATTGATAGATCAAGGAAATTCCATAATAGAAAATGTCGTCAAGGGAATCGAACCTTTTAAAAATGATAGGCGTGTATTGATATTGACGTGCGATATTCCTATGCTTACAAAAGAAGCAGTAATAGATTTTGTAGAGCAGTCTGAAGCCTTGAATGCGGATTTGTGTTATCCAATAGTTAAAAGAGAGGACAACGAGAGGAAATTTCCAGATGCAAAGAGGACCTACGCTAAAATCAAAGAAGGTACTTTCACCGGTGGAAATATATTTTATATAAATCCTCAAATTGTCGATGCCTGCATTGAAGCGGCAAAACAATTTATAGCGTTTAGAAAAAAACCGTGGAAGTTAGGACAGTTGCTGGGCTTTAGGATTCTCATATTGTTCGCTTTTGGGCGTGTAACTATAAGCCAGCTTGAGAGAAAGGTGTCAGAGCTTTTCAATATTAACGCAAAAGCCGTAATATCTAAATACCCTGAGATAGGCAATGATGTAGATAAGGACGAAGACGTGGAAATGGCAAATAAGTATATAGCTTAA
- a CDS encoding CLC_0170 family protein: protein MMNVFLFLKQVFNVYLVTVLFITGFYESVFEPKDLKKKGLDKDSKICRNIGIAYLLIDAVMYIIIKFSPI, encoded by the coding sequence ATGATGAATGTATTTCTTTTTTTGAAACAAGTTTTTAACGTGTATCTGGTTACCGTACTTTTCATAACAGGTTTTTATGAATCGGTGTTTGAGCCTAAAGATTTGAAGAAAAAAGGTCTTGATAAAGATTCAAAAATCTGCAGAAATATAGGCATAGCGTATCTTTTAATTGATGCTGTTATGTACATAATCATTAAATTTTCACCGATTTGA
- a CDS encoding Ger(x)C family spore germination protein, whose translation MKKLIITLILIIPLILTGCWDKVEIEDRAFVMAIGIDTSNQAKNYVVTFQFPNVKQVSSAAGGGGGGGGQPNFSISEIGDTVFSASRHVSTRLDKRLFLGHTKAVILGKDVVSNRDKFLEVLDTLDRSYELSRKLRLLVTNGKAQDILLKNYKFDPDIGAYIDDIFKQYNRTSIFPNIDYNKITKSLHDTNGNAIIPVISAGKDELKIAGSAIIKNYRLAGWLSDGENMGYMWLMGFVKGGDITFNMPTTDGKEVKVPFNITNTVMKRQVTEQNGKIIYKLKYDVEGEVTEYSFQKHGQMFDTNVLSTMEKKADGVIKKMINESLKKFQKDLKVDMIGVGDYIEKYNPSLWSKVGPTWNEKFPDVVVEPIVTTHIRRIGLFR comes from the coding sequence ATGAAGAAACTCATTATCACATTGATACTGATTATACCGTTAATTTTGACAGGATGCTGGGACAAAGTAGAAATAGAAGACAGAGCATTTGTGATGGCTATAGGGATTGACACGTCGAATCAAGCCAAAAATTACGTAGTGACTTTCCAATTTCCAAATGTAAAACAGGTGTCCAGTGCTGCAGGTGGCGGTGGTGGCGGTGGTGGACAGCCTAATTTTTCCATTTCAGAAATTGGGGATACAGTTTTTTCTGCATCCCGTCATGTAAGCACAAGGCTTGATAAAAGGCTTTTTTTAGGTCATACGAAAGCTGTAATATTAGGCAAGGATGTAGTCAGCAATAGGGATAAATTCCTTGAAGTGTTGGATACTTTAGATAGAAGCTATGAATTAAGCAGGAAGTTAAGGTTGCTGGTGACAAATGGCAAGGCACAAGATATACTGCTTAAAAATTACAAATTTGATCCAGATATTGGTGCATATATTGATGATATATTTAAACAGTACAACAGGACGTCAATATTTCCTAATATAGATTACAATAAAATAACTAAATCGTTGCATGACACAAATGGAAATGCCATAATTCCAGTCATATCAGCGGGAAAAGATGAACTAAAAATTGCTGGTTCTGCCATCATAAAAAATTACAGACTGGCGGGATGGCTGTCAGATGGGGAAAACATGGGGTACATGTGGCTTATGGGCTTTGTAAAAGGTGGAGACATTACGTTTAACATGCCTACAACTGACGGTAAGGAAGTAAAGGTGCCATTTAACATCACAAATACAGTTATGAAGAGACAGGTTACTGAACAAAATGGAAAAATAATATACAAATTAAAATACGATGTTGAAGGAGAAGTGACAGAATACAGCTTTCAAAAGCATGGACAGATGTTTGACACAAATGTATTAAGCACAATGGAGAAAAAAGCTGACGGCGTAATTAAAAAAATGATAAATGAGTCACTTAAAAAATTTCAGAAGGACTTAAAAGTCGACATGATTGGTGTAGGAGACTACATTGAGAAGTACAATCCTTCGCTTTGGAGCAAAGTTGGGCCAACTTGGAATGAGAAATTTCCGGATGTTGTGGTGGAGCCTATTGTGACTACGCACATTAGGCGGATAGGTTTATTTAGATAA
- a CDS encoding GntR family transcriptional regulator, giving the protein MNNYLPLENYKPLRDIVFDYMKNAIITGEFKPGERLMEVQLAEKLGVSRTPVREAIRKLELDGLVVMVPRKGAYVSDLSTKDLLNAFEVRQSLEGLAASLAAERITDDELKKLKEILDKFYEGIQENDVEKLIKYDQEFHDLIFNASRNEKLVQIMNNLQEHVHRFRVRYISDFKKSKKLYQEHKKILESLEMRSSDNAQKWAEKHIQNFQNDLVKDMKHFSNGE; this is encoded by the coding sequence ATGAATAACTATTTGCCATTAGAAAATTACAAACCGCTTAGAGATATCGTATTTGATTACATGAAAAATGCTATTATAACAGGCGAATTTAAGCCAGGAGAAAGGCTTATGGAGGTACAGTTGGCGGAGAAACTGGGAGTTAGCAGGACTCCTGTAAGGGAAGCCATAAGAAAGCTGGAGTTGGACGGGCTTGTCGTCATGGTGCCTAGAAAAGGTGCATATGTGTCAGATCTTAGTACGAAGGATCTGCTCAATGCGTTTGAAGTCAGGCAGTCTTTAGAAGGACTTGCAGCATCACTTGCTGCTGAAAGGATAACAGACGATGAACTAAAAAAGCTAAAAGAAATATTGGACAAATTTTATGAGGGGATACAAGAAAACGACGTAGAAAAGTTGATTAAATACGATCAGGAATTTCACGATTTGATATTTAATGCTTCAAGAAATGAAAAACTGGTGCAAATAATGAACAATCTTCAGGAGCATGTTCATAGGTTTAGAGTAAGGTATATAAGCGATTTTAAAAAATCAAAGAAGCTGTATCAGGAGCACAAGAAGATACTGGAGTCATTGGAGATGCGTAGTTCTGACAATGCTCAAAAGTGGGCGGAGAAACACATACAGAATTTTCAAAATGATTTAGTGAAAGATATGAAGCATTTTAGCAATGGAGAGTGA
- a CDS encoding small, acid-soluble spore protein, alpha/beta type has protein sequence MSRRRNSLMSDNLKEELAKELGVYDIVKTEGWGSVSSRDCGNLVKLAIKKAEESMVQNNNF, from the coding sequence ATGAGTAGACGTCGCAATAGCCTCATGTCAGATAACCTGAAAGAGGAATTGGCAAAAGAGTTAGGCGTTTACGACATTGTAAAGACTGAAGGTTGGGGAAGTGTATCATCTCGTGACTGCGGCAATCTTGTAAAACTCGCTATCAAGAAAGCCGAGGAAAGCATGGTACAGAACAATAACTTCTAA